One genomic window of Oryctolagus cuniculus chromosome 11, mOryCun1.1, whole genome shotgun sequence includes the following:
- the PAX1 gene encoding paired box protein Pax-1 gives MKFTLGLGSRAWRVSWERTAAAAAAGPGAGGAPRVCSPRPGRRGSRLARALPLCLAPGGGARALPDCAGPSCRRSGARLLAGPRAMEQTYGEVNQLGGVFVNGRPLPNAIRLRIVELAQLGIRPCDISRQLRVSHGCVSKILARYNETGSILPGAIGGSKPRVTTPNVVKHIRDYKQGDPGIFAWEIRDRLLADGVCDKYNVPSVSSISRILRNKIGSLAQPGPYEASKQPPPQPALPYNHIYQYPYPSPVSPTGAKMGSHPGVPGTAGHVSIPRSWPSAHSVSNILGIRTFMEQTGALAGSEGAAYSPKMEDWAGVNRTAFPATPGVNGLEKPALEADIKYSQSASGLSAVSGFLPACAYPASNQHGVYSAPGGGYLAPGPPWPPAQGPPLAPPGAGVAVHGGELMTFKHPSREVADRKPPSPGSKATDTLSSLHGLPIPASTS, from the exons ATGAAGTTCACCTTGGGCCTGGGGTCGCGGGCGTGGAGAGTGTCCTGGGAGCGgacagcagcggcggcggcagccggccccggggcgggcggggcaCCGCGCGTCTGCAGCCCGCGGCCGGGCCGCCGCGGCTCTCGGCTCGCGCGCGCGCTCCCTCTATGCCTCGCCCCCGGCGGCGGCGCCCGAGCTCTCCCGGACTGCGCCGGGCCCAGCTGCCGCCGCTCCGGCGCCAGGCTGCTGGCTGGCCCGCGCGCTATGG AGCAGACGTATGGCGAGGTGAACCAGCTGGGAGGCGTGTTTGTCAACGGCCGCCCCCTGCCCAATGCCATCCGCTTGCGTATCGTGGAGCTGGCGCAGCTGGGCATCCGACCCTGTGACATCAGCCGGCAGCTCCGCGTCTCCCACGGCTGCGTGAGCAAGATCCTGGCGCGCTACAACGAAACTGGCTCCATCCTACCCGGCGCCATCGGCGGCAGCAAACCGCGCGTCACCACCCCCAACGTGGTCAAACACATCCGGGACTACAAGCAGGGAGACCCCGGCATCTTCGCCTGGGAGATCCGCGACCGGTTGCTGGCCGACGGCGTCTGTGACAAATACAACGTGCCCTCAGTGAGCTCCATCAGCCGCATTCTTCGCAATAAGATCGGCAGTTTGGCGCAGCCCGGGCCCTACGAGGCGAGCAAACAGCCGCCGCCGCAGCCCGCGCTGCCCTACAACCACATCTACCAGTACCCCTACCCCAGCCCCGTGTCTCCCACGGGCGCCAAGATGGGCAGCCACCCCGGGGTCCCGGGCACAGCGGGCCACGTCAGTATCCCGCGCTCGTGGCCCTCGGCGCACTCGGTCAGCAACATCCTGGGCATCCGGACGTTCATGGAGCAAACAG GGGCCTTGGCCGGGAGCGAAGGCGCCGCCTACTCCCCCAAGATGGAAGACTGGGCCGGCGTCAACCGCACCGCCTTCCCCGCCACCCCGGGCGTGAACGGGCTCGAGAAACCTGCCTTGGAGGCGGACATTAAATACAGCCAG TCGGCCTCCGGCCTTTCGGCTGTGAGCGGCTTCCTCCCGGCCTGCGCCTACCCGGCCTCCAACCAGCACGGCGTATACAGCGCGCCAGGCGGCGGCTACCTTGCGCCGGGTCCTCCGTGGCCGCCGGCGCAGGGCCCCCCGCTGGCGCCCCCCGGGGCCGGCGTCGCGGTGCACGGCGGGGAGCTCATGACCTTCAAGCACCCCAGCCGAGAAG TGGCCGATCGGAAACCCCCCAGTCCCGGCAGCAAGGCGACGGACACCCTCAGTAGCTTACACGGACTGCCCATCCCGGCTTCGACCTCCTAG